One Microplitis mediator isolate UGA2020A chromosome 3, iyMicMedi2.1, whole genome shotgun sequence DNA segment encodes these proteins:
- the LOC130665338 gene encoding transcription initiation factor TFIID subunit 4-like — MFAPKTYAHVLATATPQQSHPQTRSNTRRSAGGNCAALGVLPNNRNPAAGNRATPPNPGNPAVPPNPGNPAGPGLHENPGDGNRAALPNLGNPAAPPNPGNPAGPGLHENPGDGNRAALPNLGNPAAPPNPGNPAGPGLHENPGDGNRAALPNLGNPAAPPNPGNPAGPGLHENFGNGNRAAPPNPENPANGNCVALGASTSLLTTDKKLKNIQKYNRQLQNKVKRLMQNNLQHGMNGSKVKSVAPQPVAPPSVVPESVALQSSVPPSFVSQPVASQSFVSQPVASQSFVPQRDVSQSFVPQLVASQSFVPQSAVSQSFVSQPVASHSFVPQSAVSQSFMPQLVASQSFVPQSAVSQSFMPHPVTSQSFVPQSAVPQSFMPHPVASQSFVPHSVVSQSFVPQPLASQSFVPQSVATQLFVPQYFIGQQMLPNTVTPQLIQRNINNSTDPHQALQVPGVQLSEPTREQLLHQLIQQLF, encoded by the coding sequence ATGTTTGCGCCAAAGACATATGCGCATGTCCTAGCGACTGCAACTCCACAACAATCTCACCCTCAGACACGCAGTAATACTCGTCGTTCTGCTGGTGGAAATTGTGCTGCTCTCGGTGTTCTCCCTAATAATAGAAATCCTGCTGCTGGGAATCGTGCAACTCCGCCAAATCCTGGAAATCCTGCTGTTCCACCTAATCCTGGAAATCCTGCTGGTCCTGGTCTACATGAGAATCCTGGTGATGGAAACCGTGCTGCTCTGCCTAATCTTGGAAATCCTGCTGCTCCACCTAATCCTGGAAATCCTGCTGGTCCTGGTCTACATGAGAACCCTGGTGATGGAAACCGTGCTGCTCTGCCTAATCTTGGAAATCCTGCTGCTCCACCTAATCCTGGAAATCCTGCTGGTCCTGGTCTACATGAGAACCCTGGGGATGGAAACCGTGCTGCTCTGCCTAATCTTGGAAATCCTGCTGCTCCACCTAATCCTGGAAATCCTGCTGGCCCTGGTCTACATGAGAATTTTGGTAATGGAAACCGTGCTGCTCCGCCTAATCCTGAAAATCCTGCTAATGGAAATTGTGTTGCTCTTGGTGCCTCAACAAGTCTGTTAACTAcagacaaaaaattgaaaaatatccaAAAGTACAATCGACAACTGCAAAACAAAGTCAAGCGGCTTATGCAAAACAACCTACAGCATGGTATGAATGGATCAAAGGTAAAGTCAGTCGCACCACAGCCAGTGGCACCACCGTCAGTCGTGCCAGAGTCAGTCGCGTTACAGTCGTCCGTACCGCCGTCATTTGTGTCACAACCCGTCGCGTCACAGTCATTTGTGTCACAACCCGTCGCGTCACAGTCATTTGTGCCACAGCGCGACGTGTCTCAGTCATTTGTGCCACAGCTCGTCGCGTCACAGTCATTTGTACCCCAATCCGCCGTGTCTCAGTCATTTGTGTCACAACCCGTCGCGTCACATTCATTTGTCCCCCAGTCCGCCGTGTCTCAGTCATTTATGCCACAGCTCGTCGCGTCACAGTCATTCGTACCCCAGTCCGCCGTGTCTCAGTCATTTATGCCACATCCCGTCACGTCACAGTCATTCGTACCCCAGTCCGCCGTGCCTCAGTCATTTATGCCACATCCCGTCGCGTCACAGTCATTTGTCCCCCACTCCGTCGTATCTCAATCATTTGTGCCACAGCCCCTCGCGTCACAGTCATTTGTACCCCAGTCTGTCGCGACACAGTTGTTTGTACCACAATATTTTATTGGTCAACAAATGCTGCCTAATACAGTAACACCGCAGTTAATTCAGCGCAATATTAACAACTCTACTGATCCGCATCAAGCGCTCCAAGTTCCAGGAGTACAATTATCGGAGCCAACTCGCGAGCAACTTTTGCACCAGTTGATTCAACAGCTGTTTTAA